The Fictibacillus phosphorivorans genomic sequence ATTACTTTAAAATATTCTAACTCTCTAATCATATATTTGGTCATTTCAATGGATGTGTATCCAGGCGGCTGGATATTGTAATCAATGATGTCTCGATTCGAAAGCCATTTTTCTGCTTCAAAATCAAACGTTTTTTTCATAATTGCTGTTAATTGTTCTGCATCGTTAACTGTTGCTTTTTCAAGTGTAGTCTGTAACATGTAAGCGTTCTCCTTTATATATAAAACAGTGTGTTATTTCTTGAAAGACAGTCCTCTTTCTTGCAGTGCTGCTAGAAGCTGTCCCATCGCTTTCGGACCTATTCCGTGTAATTTCTTAAGATCTGATTCCCTCCAATCTGTTAGTTGCTCGATTGAAGATATGCCTGCGGATGTCAAAGCTCTTTCAGCGGGTTTTCCTAATCTAGTGGGGAGACTTGTATTTTGCATACTTTCACCTCTTTACGAAAATAAATGTCTGGTATTCAGATTATTGTTTTTATGAATTTCACAGCTACCTCTTGAAGCAAAATACATCCTAACCAACCGCTTATACCTAAACCTAAGCAGGTGATTAATGAGAAGGAGTGCTTTAAAGAAATATAAACAATCGCTAATAGAACGGCAGTTGCTGGAAATCCCCATAAAACGCCAAGAGCAAATTTGCTTAACGTTTTGGTTGGCTCTCCTTGTACATAAAGCCAGATAATGCTTAATAAACTTACAAGTGGAAGAGCAGCCACGATTCCGCCAAAACTAGGAAACCTTTTAGCAATTTCGGTAACTGCTGCAATAACTCCTGCAGAAATTAGGATTTTCATAATTACATACATGATTTTGACCGCTCACTTAGCAGTTTAAAGGCTTTCGTGATTAACTCTATTTCAACTTCGTCCATTTGACTGAAGATATGATTCAACTTATCTTCATCTAGACTCGTATTCTCATGAAGTACCTTTTTTCCAATATCCGTTAACCGAAGAATAACTTTTCGTTCATCCTCCAAATCGCGTTTCTTTTCTATGTAATTCTTATGAATCATCCGCTTCACATGCTCAGAAGCCGTATTGTGAGAGATATCAAGATAATTCGCTACATCATTTACAACTACTCTATCTTTTTTATCAATTAACTGTAGAACCCGTACCATCTGATGAGTAATTTTCTCACCATGTGGATAGTGCAAATGAAAGTATAAGTCTGTCCAATATTGATTTAATTTTGATGAACTACGCATAATAAGCACCTCTTTTTACATCGTTATTTAAGATTATATCTTATTATACGATATAAAAAAAGACTTATATCACTCCTATGAATGATAAGATGCCAAAAATAAAGATAATAAAGAATAGGCCGATTCCGCTGAAAGCTGTCGAACGCCAGAATCCTTTCGTACTAATTAAAGCGGTTATAAATGCTAATAGCACCCCTACTGATAAAATGATAAAACCAATCTCGCTTAATTGGTTTTCAATGACGAATTGTAAAACAAGTAATGTGGTTAATAGAATTACTATTGAAGCGACGCCCATGTGCTTTCTCATTAATCAGGCTCCTTTCATTTACATTCTAAATTGATAAAACTAATAACCAACTGGTAAACTAGAAATATGCAGAATAATTAAAATTTTTTCAGGTGAATTCTTGGGATGGGAGAAAGTAAAATTGAAAATAGACCGTTCTATTAAATATCGAAAGTTACCTGAGCGTTATAAGACGCATTT encodes the following:
- a CDS encoding DNA-binding protein, yielding MQNTSLPTRLGKPAERALTSAGISSIEQLTDWRESDLKKLHGIGPKAMGQLLAALQERGLSFKK
- a CDS encoding DUF3147 family protein; its protein translation is MYVIMKILISAGVIAAVTEIAKRFPSFGGIVAALPLVSLLSIIWLYVQGEPTKTLSKFALGVLWGFPATAVLLAIVYISLKHSFSLITCLGLGISGWLGCILLQEVAVKFIKTII
- a CDS encoding MarR family winged helix-turn-helix transcriptional regulator; translation: MRSSSKLNQYWTDLYFHLHYPHGEKITHQMVRVLQLIDKKDRVVVNDVANYLDISHNTASEHVKRMIHKNYIEKKRDLEDERKVILRLTDIGKKVLHENTSLDEDKLNHIFSQMDEVEIELITKAFKLLSERSKSCM